One window of Mangrovibacterium diazotrophicum genomic DNA carries:
- a CDS encoding DUF5117 and DUF5118 domain-containing protein, whose translation MKILIALSILVGLTFAGYHAEAQAKQEPKTFDQFYDAKTMTVEKAYFLVYQSGDNYYLEIPEEAFGKDILITTQVVGGYSNYVSPQSGLIQIKKGRNNSLDLFQNKSTTFAADSADFCMTAAIQNSGLVPVYRNFPIVAEGKEGKSVIIDLTQELNSPQGIFNVSDMSSLSSPDPSRSRVEGFRSIENGVVFSALRTQSQFLPNSESGERSNQISTFRIEMLIQRIPDHSVAMKKDHPAYGFNSVERVEYDTRNYRANIENYIKRWNLAASTENQKLQAKGIAVEPELPIEVWIDPITPAPFVESVKSALKQWDAAFEKAGWKNVFRYTNEGTLSYKKLMFSWGHAYSGIVKSVIDDPVSGEILAARISLLDESAKDMQINYFLWCGLTDERLETELQSLELREQILTSHLAGVIGSVLGLKENYPACTAFTPKQVRNTEWLKQWGPTATVVGAKMVDYLVQPEDKIAPELLLPKVSLYDVEAIAYAYGNRTESPSMKACYYAENDKLDPMSQPLFLSNDLLEASELGLNNLERIYPQIPERVANWPAAQSGPEMVSKLAGQAFSIYQFFINQMAMYVGGRTKRTVIRGENETPLVYVPKAKQEAALAALEQYVFSGAPAWFSNEEINRVFPVDQSKFAVDMANGVMRNLLRKEVINSLAEAESAYGDTVFTCSDLFAYFDRVIFANYNPAVSQTQVQLSIQLQFAVNLIQAASENNITGGLSDSSAMLNLYLIHVRDEIQKLQDHKKTDARVKENCSLILLKMNREFFNKTV comes from the coding sequence ATGAAAATATTAATTGCACTTTCCATTTTAGTCGGGCTGACCTTTGCCGGGTACCACGCCGAAGCTCAGGCCAAGCAGGAGCCAAAGACCTTCGATCAGTTTTACGACGCCAAAACAATGACTGTCGAGAAAGCTTATTTCCTTGTTTATCAGTCGGGCGACAACTACTACCTGGAAATTCCGGAAGAGGCTTTTGGGAAAGACATCCTCATTACAACCCAGGTTGTTGGTGGTTATTCAAACTATGTTTCTCCCCAGTCGGGACTTATCCAGATCAAAAAAGGGCGTAATAACAGCCTCGATCTGTTTCAAAATAAATCAACGACTTTTGCAGCCGACTCTGCTGATTTCTGTATGACTGCAGCCATTCAGAATTCGGGATTGGTACCGGTATATCGTAATTTCCCGATCGTAGCAGAAGGGAAGGAAGGCAAATCAGTTATTATTGATTTGACACAAGAGTTGAATAGTCCGCAGGGAATTTTCAATGTAAGCGATATGAGCTCGTTAAGCAGTCCCGATCCTTCCCGTTCACGGGTTGAGGGCTTTAGATCGATCGAAAATGGCGTTGTATTCTCGGCCCTGCGCACACAAAGTCAGTTTTTACCAAACTCAGAGAGTGGCGAACGCAGCAACCAAATCTCCACCTTTCGGATTGAAATGCTCATTCAACGGATACCGGATCATTCGGTTGCGATGAAAAAGGATCACCCGGCTTATGGATTCAACAGTGTTGAGCGCGTTGAATACGACACCCGGAATTACCGGGCAAACATTGAAAACTATATCAAGCGTTGGAATTTAGCGGCTTCAACTGAGAATCAAAAGTTGCAAGCGAAGGGCATTGCCGTTGAACCGGAACTGCCGATTGAGGTCTGGATTGATCCGATCACACCGGCACCTTTTGTGGAATCGGTAAAGTCTGCCCTGAAGCAGTGGGACGCAGCTTTTGAAAAAGCAGGATGGAAGAATGTTTTTCGCTATACGAATGAAGGTACCCTGAGCTACAAAAAACTCATGTTTTCATGGGGGCATGCATACAGCGGAATTGTCAAATCTGTGATTGATGACCCGGTTAGCGGTGAAATTCTGGCAGCGCGGATCAGTCTTTTGGATGAATCGGCTAAGGACATGCAGATCAATTATTTTTTGTGGTGCGGCCTGACTGATGAGCGTTTGGAGACGGAATTGCAATCCTTGGAACTTCGGGAGCAAATCTTGACTTCTCATTTGGCTGGTGTCATTGGCTCGGTGTTGGGATTAAAGGAAAATTATCCCGCTTGCACGGCTTTCACACCAAAACAAGTTCGCAATACCGAGTGGTTAAAGCAATGGGGACCAACAGCCACAGTAGTTGGTGCAAAAATGGTGGATTACCTCGTTCAGCCGGAAGATAAAATCGCGCCGGAACTGCTGTTGCCCAAGGTGTCGTTGTACGATGTTGAAGCGATAGCTTATGCTTATGGCAATCGCACTGAATCGCCTTCGATGAAAGCGTGTTACTATGCCGAAAATGATAAACTGGATCCTATGTCGCAACCCTTGTTCTTATCTAATGATCTCTTGGAAGCAAGCGAGTTGGGATTAAATAACCTGGAACGCATCTATCCGCAAATACCTGAACGGGTAGCTAATTGGCCGGCAGCACAAAGCGGCCCCGAAATGGTTTCAAAGTTGGCGGGTCAAGCCTTTTCGATTTACCAGTTCTTTATCAACCAAATGGCGATGTATGTTGGTGGTCGCACCAAGCGCACCGTTATTCGTGGCGAAAATGAAACCCCTTTGGTCTATGTGCCGAAAGCCAAGCAGGAAGCTGCCTTGGCAGCGCTGGAACAATATGTGTTCAGCGGAGCACCTGCCTGGTTCTCGAATGAAGAGATCAACCGCGTATTTCCGGTCGATCAAAGCAAATTCGCGGTAGACATGGCCAATGGCGTCATGCGGAATCTGTTGCGTAAAGAGGTGATCAACTCGTTGGCCGAGGCCGAGAGTGCTTATGGTGACACGGTTTTCACTTGTTCTGATCTGTTTGCCTATTTTGATCGCGTCATCTTTGCCAATTACAATCCGGCTGTTTCTCAAACACAGGTGCAGTTAAGTATTCAGTTGCAGTTTGCAGTCAACCTCATTCAGGCGGCTAGCGAAAACAATATCACCGGCGGATTATCCGATTCTTCGGCTATGCTTAACTTGTACCTGATTCATGTGCGTGATGAGATTCAGAAACTACAGGATCATAAGAAGACTGATGCTCGCGTAAAGGAGAATTGTTCGTTAATTCTTTTGAAAATGAATCGCGAGTTTTTCAATAAAACGGTTTAA
- a CDS encoding zinc-dependent metalloprotease, which produces MKNTFTLCFLMWLGLSFAHAESSAKADSLLSISEFVTNAAIADSGFVNYYQIKERHYLEIPDRVLGRDILSTITILKGAQQNTRRMDKRFGYGGDSMNNNLVRFTRHENTLDLVSPDIKYTESGDALFADFYKSLLEPIIHSFEITARSDSSSLIDITDYYEGDSELFGLAGAQVSLDLGGYLQQESYSVQVKSFPENINFRSIRCYAAANPKQSTYGKLQWEVGASWFLLPEKPLKIRLADKRVGYFTSSMRGQVHNVDENEIFPIVNRWRMEPKPEDVQKYLDGELVEPAKPIIFYIDKTMPEYLVEGIREAIEAWQKPFEKLGFKNAILARVEPSEAEDPDFSVEDARYSYISYKASPIPNAYGPSIVDPRSGEIICSHVAVFHSVMDLIQMWYFAMCSPSDPAARIYPLEHNVMSKLVNTVVKHEVGHTLGLRHNFMGSTYYPVDSLRSNSFIAHNGLGTSIMDYERFNYVAQPEDKVTQENLFPRIGVYDDFAIDWGYRYFPDSLTAVQESVLLKQWVAEELERGGRDYVEESTKSDPRVQAEDCGDDVVYASELGMKNLQYIMKHLQEWTNEQGTEDYVLLKRRFYYVLHQYEAYVGHVMQLIGGYYTEDCSCGATNNHSYHAVSAETQQKAIDFLTTYYLQEPEWLLNASFIDKVDFDFDDRIQNPAFMRMGQLMVSNMNYSISESIDPTSATYAYFLQKLYGGLFPEGKQTQAVSAYSRMMQRTFLTQLTINLENQAVIPYNVLQGMKQTIDSLKAYAEKGASSDDDLTSVHYRSILNFIKVWETGSQKL; this is translated from the coding sequence ATGAAAAACACGTTTACACTTTGTTTTTTGATGTGGTTGGGGCTTTCATTTGCCCATGCTGAATCATCGGCAAAGGCTGATAGTTTGTTGAGCATTAGTGAATTTGTGACGAACGCAGCTATAGCCGATAGTGGGTTTGTCAACTACTATCAAATCAAGGAACGACATTATTTAGAAATACCGGACCGGGTTTTGGGCAGAGATATTCTGTCGACCATTACCATTCTGAAAGGAGCTCAGCAGAATACCCGTCGGATGGATAAGCGCTTTGGCTACGGAGGAGACTCCATGAACAACAACCTGGTTCGTTTTACCAGGCATGAAAATACGCTTGATTTGGTGAGCCCGGATATCAAATACACCGAGAGTGGAGATGCCTTATTTGCTGATTTCTATAAAAGCCTGTTGGAACCGATCATTCATTCGTTTGAAATAACAGCTCGCTCCGATAGTTCAAGCTTAATCGATATTACCGATTATTACGAGGGAGACTCTGAGTTATTTGGCTTAGCAGGCGCGCAAGTATCGCTGGATCTGGGGGGCTATTTGCAGCAGGAATCCTATTCTGTGCAGGTGAAAAGTTTTCCGGAGAATATCAATTTCAGGTCCATCCGTTGCTACGCTGCTGCGAACCCCAAACAAAGCACCTACGGAAAGTTGCAATGGGAAGTTGGTGCATCCTGGTTCTTACTACCTGAAAAACCCTTGAAGATTCGTTTGGCCGACAAGCGTGTTGGCTATTTTACCTCATCAATGCGTGGGCAGGTTCACAATGTTGATGAAAATGAAATTTTCCCGATCGTGAATCGCTGGCGCATGGAGCCAAAGCCGGAAGACGTTCAAAAGTATTTGGACGGAGAATTAGTTGAGCCTGCGAAACCGATCATCTTTTACATTGACAAAACAATGCCGGAATACCTGGTTGAAGGTATTCGCGAGGCAATTGAAGCCTGGCAAAAACCTTTTGAAAAATTGGGTTTTAAGAATGCCATATTGGCTCGGGTGGAACCTAGCGAAGCTGAAGATCCCGACTTCTCGGTTGAGGATGCACGCTACAGCTACATTTCTTATAAAGCATCACCCATCCCCAATGCCTACGGACCATCGATTGTCGACCCAAGATCGGGCGAAATTATTTGTTCGCATGTGGCTGTTTTCCACTCGGTGATGGATTTAATCCAGATGTGGTATTTCGCCATGTGCAGTCCTTCTGATCCGGCCGCCCGAATTTACCCCTTGGAGCATAATGTCATGTCCAAGCTGGTGAATACCGTGGTGAAGCACGAGGTTGGCCACACGCTGGGGCTTCGGCACAACTTTATGGGAAGTACTTACTACCCGGTTGACAGCCTGCGCAGCAACAGCTTTATTGCTCACAATGGTTTGGGAACGTCTATTATGGACTATGAACGTTTCAACTATGTGGCGCAACCCGAAGACAAAGTAACACAGGAAAACCTGTTTCCACGAATTGGTGTGTACGACGATTTTGCTATCGACTGGGGTTACCGCTATTTCCCCGATTCGTTGACTGCCGTGCAGGAGTCAGTCCTGCTAAAACAATGGGTAGCCGAAGAACTGGAAAGAGGGGGGCGTGACTATGTGGAAGAGTCAACAAAATCAGATCCAAGAGTACAGGCTGAGGACTGCGGCGATGACGTGGTTTATGCCAGCGAACTGGGGATGAAAAACCTGCAATACATTATGAAGCATTTGCAGGAATGGACCAATGAACAGGGCACGGAAGACTATGTTTTGCTCAAGCGCCGTTTCTATTATGTCCTCCATCAATACGAAGCTTATGTGGGTCACGTCATGCAGTTGATTGGTGGTTACTACACCGAGGATTGCAGTTGTGGGGCAACAAACAATCATAGCTACCATGCGGTATCGGCGGAAACACAGCAAAAAGCCATCGATTTTCTAACGACCTATTATTTGCAGGAGCCGGAGTGGTTGCTTAATGCCTCTTTTATTGACAAAGTTGATTTCGATTTTGATGATCGGATCCAGAATCCGGCTTTCATGCGGATGGGGCAGCTCATGGTCAGCAATATGAACTATTCCATCAGCGAGTCTATCGATCCAACTTCGGCAACTTACGCCTATTTCTTACAAAAATTGTATGGAGGGCTGTTTCCCGAAGGAAAGCAAACACAGGCAGTTTCTGCGTACAGCCGAATGATGCAGCGCACTTTCCTGACTCAATTAACCATTAATCTGGAGAATCAGGCTGTGATCCCATATAATGTTTTGCAGGGAATGAAACAGACCATCGACAGCTTGAAAGCTTACGCTGAGAAAGGCGCCAGCTCTGATGATGACCTGACCAGCGTGCACTACCGCTCAATTTTGAATTTTATTAAAGTCTGGGAAACCGGCTCACAAAAGCTATAG
- a CDS encoding RagB/SusD family nutrient uptake outer membrane protein has product MKFLKPTIYTLGLLSMVFLTSCSSFLEETSQDELIPSSLEDLQSTMYAEAYPYNFSSDMFLNLLTDELVCQGLNNDYYVTQYSNGTAMFQFDKAMFDGDYAIPSDANSWKNYYEKIMGCNVVLDYLPFVSGSESEKNAVKGQAQFLRGFYYLRLAMIYCQLYNAEGVNPEQALGVPLVLTMDVTDDFPVRASLKDTYAQIESDLTESIALLRDNYDAPSAHRVSYLAAEAMLSRMYLYMGRDEDWQKVVDYSTDVLAEKPTLTYLSSFSAAFHNKGIYDLDVSEEPIWVYGVATTANNDYLPTQLQWGSVPPYTVSSELSTLYDANDLRLSSYFYSVNYNGVDYNLRPNKIGMYQSNYGDWGIRNAEVYLNRAEAYARLYKAGGSSDNLANALADLNYLRQTRYATGTYEDVDMNDADALLAFCLEERRRELCLENSLRWFDIKRLSLSVTHTYMDAAGVSSDYTLDSGDPLYALPIPYDAINRNYKLEQNPR; this is encoded by the coding sequence ATGAAATTTCTAAAACCGACCATATATACGCTGGGGCTGTTGAGCATGGTGTTTTTGACCTCCTGCAGCAGCTTTCTGGAAGAAACCAGCCAGGACGAATTGATTCCGTCGAGCCTGGAGGACCTGCAGTCCACCATGTATGCCGAAGCCTATCCGTATAATTTCAGTTCAGATATGTTTCTGAACCTTTTAACGGATGAGCTGGTATGCCAGGGGTTAAACAACGATTATTACGTAACTCAATATTCCAACGGAACAGCCATGTTCCAGTTTGACAAGGCGATGTTTGATGGCGACTATGCAATCCCGTCAGATGCCAATTCCTGGAAGAATTACTACGAAAAAATAATGGGCTGTAACGTAGTGCTGGATTATCTGCCTTTTGTATCCGGCTCTGAATCGGAGAAGAATGCGGTAAAAGGGCAAGCTCAGTTCCTGAGAGGATTCTACTATTTGCGTCTGGCAATGATCTATTGTCAGCTGTATAATGCTGAAGGCGTAAATCCAGAGCAGGCGTTGGGTGTTCCACTGGTATTGACCATGGATGTGACAGATGATTTTCCGGTGCGTGCCAGCCTGAAAGATACCTATGCACAAATTGAAAGTGATTTGACGGAGTCCATCGCACTTCTGCGTGATAATTACGATGCGCCCTCAGCACACCGGGTAAGCTACCTGGCCGCTGAAGCCATGTTGAGCCGCATGTATTTGTACATGGGCCGCGATGAAGATTGGCAAAAGGTGGTTGATTATTCAACTGATGTACTAGCTGAAAAACCGACCTTGACGTACTTGAGCTCATTCAGTGCCGCATTTCACAACAAAGGTATCTATGACCTGGATGTGAGCGAGGAACCAATTTGGGTTTATGGCGTGGCTACTACAGCCAACAACGATTATTTACCCACACAACTTCAGTGGGGCAGTGTACCTCCTTACACTGTATCGTCAGAATTGAGCACTTTGTATGACGCCAATGATTTGCGCCTGTCCTCGTATTTCTACAGCGTGAATTACAACGGTGTTGACTATAATTTGAGACCGAACAAAATAGGGATGTATCAATCAAATTACGGCGATTGGGGGATCCGAAATGCCGAGGTGTATCTGAATCGCGCTGAAGCTTATGCTCGCTTGTACAAGGCGGGTGGCAGCTCTGATAATTTAGCCAATGCGCTCGCAGATTTGAATTACCTGCGCCAAACGCGTTATGCCACTGGTACGTATGAGGATGTTGACATGAATGATGCCGACGCATTACTGGCTTTTTGCCTGGAGGAGCGTCGCCGCGAGTTGTGTCTGGAAAACAGTTTGCGCTGGTTTGATATTAAGCGTCTGAGCTTGTCAGTAACGCATACTTACATGGACGCAGCCGGGGTTTCTTCGGACTATACGCTGGACTCGGGCGACCCGCTCTACGCGTTGCCTATTCCGTACGATGCGATTAACCGAAACTACAAGTTGGAGCAAAATCCACGCTAG
- a CDS encoding DPP IV N-terminal domain-containing protein, whose translation MNDFFITKIVLVLLLALFGVQVVEAQNREVNFQHSTLDEALQQAREQDKLIFIDCYTSWCGPCKMMAKTVFTLDSVADFVNQSFIPLKLDMEVGEGPEVGKRYAVQAYPTYLFLNGKGELIYKFVGGMKGDRFIDSARVALEPANRFRLMNERYASGNYDDAFMRDFIRLKFKVSEFEEAVSLADQYFNKLSPDERALPENWMLFGESSFSSRIAYSNSRNLNYLVEHWAYFKGQVDDSLLYGRISDNFVQITANTFNGRYFRDNGRNCADFDAFKIRIKRVEGLVDRPALLVLMDVAKAVCVSDTALALQLLTDHVSDFSAANQKALFDFFGFYLNADQIRTHVVYELMRRIVLCNRNPNLVGLMKYYMNDADPNVERYDVPNLENKIGSTTIIPFFHPEKQVCYFGWTEPGGKSEFKSYEAGKGTRSIYNKMIIDSLLLAEGIDTSWVSLYPSFDEQGLVASFTAGGQRFAYDSERKSIEKIPEKQFPPVLWGLSPDKKFELFEQNYNLFSRNLGDSSIVQLTNDGEAKAAYQLSEVKWISDSKFVISKNDTRGVRQMSVINSTTQPYPTTINYDFQLPGDQTIDRTEVYIGDVAKGEIQQVDVERWEGQQLYPVRADEVNDRFYFMRIKRTRKEIELCYIDRSGECKGLVHEVCEPVFNEMKFACKILNKGEDILFWSDRTGWGHYYRYDKDGKLKNSLGTGNWTAGRIAGFDQKTQQVFYSCYEREKGINPNYKLLYRVDLDGKNAKLLTPENADHNVFVNISGNMLIDNYSRIDTAPRIIARTCSGNLLDTVATPDIQPLLDYGWKFPEQFTVKAADGKTDLYGIIWKPFDFDPNEKYPVVSQVYPGPFTETVWTNFTVLDRYNNTALAQRGVIVVCMGHRGSAPHRGKAYSSYGHGNLRDYPIADDKYGLEQLARRYNFIDSTRVGIVGHSGGALMSVVAMCTYPDFYKVAVASSGNYDNYIYHRNWGEYYQGIGEDNSFSVKTAMELALNLKGKLLLATGESDINVNPANTYRMVDALIKAEKDFDLLVLPGQGHHFEGPYKTYFENRKRDYFTKYLINRHSGN comes from the coding sequence ATGAATGATTTTTTCATTACTAAAATAGTCTTGGTTCTCCTGCTGGCGCTCTTCGGAGTGCAGGTAGTTGAGGCGCAAAACCGGGAAGTCAATTTTCAGCACAGCACGCTGGATGAGGCTTTGCAGCAGGCGCGCGAACAAGATAAGCTGATTTTTATCGATTGCTATACGAGTTGGTGTGGCCCCTGTAAGATGATGGCCAAAACAGTATTTACCCTCGATTCGGTGGCGGATTTTGTCAACCAGTCTTTTATTCCGCTGAAGCTGGATATGGAAGTGGGTGAAGGACCTGAGGTTGGGAAACGATATGCCGTTCAGGCTTACCCTACTTATTTGTTCCTGAATGGCAAAGGCGAACTCATCTACAAGTTTGTAGGCGGTATGAAAGGTGATCGCTTTATCGACAGTGCCCGGGTGGCGCTTGAGCCTGCCAACCGCTTTCGCCTGATGAATGAGCGATATGCCAGTGGAAATTACGATGACGCCTTTATGCGTGATTTCATTCGCCTGAAGTTTAAAGTGAGCGAGTTTGAAGAAGCGGTTAGCCTGGCCGATCAGTATTTTAATAAACTGTCGCCTGATGAGCGCGCTTTACCTGAAAACTGGATGTTGTTTGGCGAAAGCTCTTTCAGCAGCCGCATTGCCTATTCCAATAGTCGAAATTTGAATTACCTGGTTGAACATTGGGCCTACTTTAAAGGGCAGGTAGACGATTCGCTGCTTTACGGACGTATTTCCGACAACTTTGTTCAGATTACCGCCAACACATTCAATGGTCGTTATTTCCGCGATAATGGTCGCAACTGTGCTGACTTCGATGCCTTTAAAATACGAATCAAACGGGTAGAAGGATTAGTCGATAGACCCGCCTTGCTGGTGTTGATGGATGTGGCCAAAGCCGTATGTGTCAGCGATACTGCATTGGCTTTGCAATTGCTCACAGACCATGTCTCCGATTTCAGTGCGGCCAATCAAAAAGCCTTATTCGATTTTTTCGGCTTTTATTTGAATGCAGATCAAATCCGAACCCATGTAGTTTACGAGTTGATGCGGCGAATTGTCCTGTGCAATCGCAATCCAAACCTGGTAGGTTTGATGAAATATTACATGAATGACGCTGACCCGAATGTGGAACGCTATGACGTGCCGAACCTGGAAAACAAGATCGGTTCCACGACCATAATTCCATTCTTCCATCCCGAAAAGCAGGTTTGTTACTTTGGCTGGACGGAGCCCGGAGGCAAAAGCGAATTTAAAAGTTATGAAGCGGGGAAGGGTACTCGTTCAATCTATAACAAAATGATCATTGACTCGCTACTTCTCGCTGAGGGTATCGACACTTCCTGGGTGTCACTTTATCCTTCATTTGATGAGCAGGGCTTGGTCGCCAGTTTCACCGCCGGGGGGCAACGGTTTGCTTATGATTCTGAACGGAAATCCATTGAGAAAATTCCGGAAAAGCAATTTCCTCCAGTCCTCTGGGGCTTGTCACCTGATAAAAAGTTTGAACTGTTTGAGCAAAATTACAATCTCTTCTCCAGAAACCTGGGCGATTCGAGTATCGTTCAGCTCACCAATGACGGTGAAGCTAAAGCGGCCTACCAGCTTTCTGAAGTAAAATGGATTTCAGACTCTAAATTCGTCATATCAAAGAATGACACCCGCGGAGTTCGGCAAATGAGTGTAATCAACTCAACTACTCAGCCTTACCCAACTACCATCAATTACGATTTTCAACTGCCTGGGGATCAAACGATCGATCGTACGGAAGTTTATATCGGCGATGTGGCTAAGGGCGAAATTCAGCAGGTTGATGTGGAACGTTGGGAAGGGCAGCAGCTTTACCCCGTTCGAGCTGATGAGGTCAATGATCGCTTCTATTTTATGCGGATAAAACGAACACGGAAAGAAATTGAACTTTGCTACATCGACCGCAGCGGGGAGTGCAAGGGATTGGTTCATGAAGTTTGCGAGCCGGTTTTCAACGAGATGAAGTTTGCCTGCAAAATCCTGAATAAGGGAGAGGATATCCTGTTTTGGTCGGATCGGACCGGATGGGGCCATTATTATCGCTACGATAAAGATGGAAAGTTAAAAAACAGCCTGGGTACCGGAAATTGGACCGCCGGACGAATTGCCGGATTTGATCAAAAAACACAGCAGGTTTTCTATTCTTGCTATGAGCGGGAGAAAGGCATCAATCCGAATTATAAGTTGCTATATCGCGTTGACCTGGATGGTAAAAATGCCAAACTGCTGACGCCCGAGAATGCCGATCACAATGTGTTTGTAAATATCTCTGGCAATATGCTCATCGACAACTATTCGCGTATTGATACGGCTCCGAGAATTATAGCCCGAACTTGCTCCGGCAATCTGTTGGATACCGTTGCAACACCTGACATTCAACCGCTTTTAGACTACGGTTGGAAATTCCCCGAGCAGTTTACGGTAAAGGCTGCTGATGGAAAGACCGATTTATATGGAATCATATGGAAGCCCTTTGATTTTGACCCGAATGAAAAATACCCGGTTGTGTCGCAGGTTTATCCAGGCCCATTCACCGAAACGGTGTGGACTAATTTTACCGTGCTGGATCGGTATAACAACACAGCTCTGGCACAGCGTGGAGTCATCGTGGTTTGTATGGGGCATCGGGGATCAGCTCCACACCGGGGCAAGGCGTATTCTTCCTACGGGCATGGAAATTTACGCGATTACCCGATAGCCGATGATAAATACGGACTGGAGCAATTAGCTCGTCGCTACAACTTTATTGATTCAACCCGCGTGGGGATTGTTGGGCATTCCGGAGGTGCTTTAATGTCGGTTGTAGCGATGTGTACCTATCCCGATTTTTATAAAGTAGCTGTGGCGTCGTCCGGTAACTACGATAACTACATCTACCACCGGAACTGGGGCGAATATTACCAGGGAATAGGTGAGGATAACAGCTTCTCGGTAAAAACTGCCATGGAGCTTGCTCTAAATTTAAAAGGTAAGCTGTTGCTGGCCACTGGCGAATCGGATATCAATGTGAATCCGGCAAACACCTATCGAATGGTGGATGCGCTGATTAAAGCGGAAAAAGATTTTGACTTGCTGGTGTTGCCCGGGCAAGGGCACCATTTTGAAGGCCCCTATAAAACGTATTTTGAAAATCGGAAACGTGATTACTTTACGAAATACCTGATTAATCGACATTCGGGTAATTAA
- a CDS encoding putative zinc-binding metallopeptidase, with product MKIKNLYTILAAGLLLFSACVKEEGELEPSGIEDGYTVPQGTNDFDATIVDYYNRFGSCLLYEFTEKDVYWTPSKWQNGTPTSEDQDGVTGLYVTMPDLDYIAPQLDLLDKTWFSLYNDQFLKEFLPVKIMLCDTVAYCDYDWSTWPATIAPTLQYAYYNYDNISVGYANEAVLNMTSYDTLTFARAVNRAFIESMAGRDKLEPTTVFVASTSYANVSTLYNNTDIWGVGVFQPYYQASPENDWQNFVLMMVLYSEDYLNREVSYVSEWDWEETSWEGIFTSQKDVNGMMKKRYDIVRNYYIDNYGIDLQEIGNTIGQ from the coding sequence ATGAAAATTAAAAATCTATATACCATTCTTGCTGCGGGCTTGCTTTTGTTTTCAGCATGCGTTAAAGAAGAAGGCGAATTGGAACCTTCGGGCATAGAAGATGGTTACACGGTGCCTCAGGGAACCAACGATTTCGATGCAACCATTGTCGATTATTACAATCGATTTGGATCATGTTTGTTGTATGAATTTACAGAGAAGGATGTTTACTGGACGCCATCGAAATGGCAAAACGGAACGCCGACTTCAGAAGATCAAGACGGAGTAACCGGGCTGTATGTTACGATGCCCGATCTGGACTATATAGCTCCGCAACTGGACTTGCTGGATAAAACCTGGTTTAGTTTGTACAACGACCAGTTTTTGAAGGAATTTTTACCGGTTAAAATTATGCTTTGCGATACGGTAGCCTATTGTGATTACGACTGGTCAACCTGGCCGGCTACGATTGCACCAACACTCCAGTATGCCTATTACAATTACGACAACATTAGTGTTGGCTATGCCAATGAAGCTGTTTTAAACATGACTTCTTACGATACGCTTACTTTTGCCCGTGCCGTTAACCGCGCTTTTATCGAGAGTATGGCGGGTCGTGATAAGCTTGAGCCAACAACGGTGTTTGTTGCATCAACCAGTTATGCGAATGTTTCGACCTTGTATAACAATACTGACATTTGGGGAGTGGGAGTTTTCCAGCCTTACTATCAGGCTTCTCCCGAGAATGACTGGCAGAACTTCGTTTTGATGATGGTCTTATATTCGGAGGATTATTTAAATCGTGAGGTGAGTTACGTTAGCGAATGGGACTGGGAAGAAACAAGCTGGGAAGGCATCTTCACCAGCCAGAAAGATGTGAACGGAATGATGAAGAAGCGTTACGACATTGTTCGTAACTACTACATCGACAACTACGGAATCGATCTGCAAGAGATCGGTAATACAATCGGGCAGTAG